The genomic segment ACCAGCGCGACGACCCCCAGCACCCCCGCGATCCCGAAACCCGGGAGGATGAAGACCTCCACCGCCAGGAGCACGATGCCGGCGACCGCCAGGAGAAGCTCCTCCCACCCGGCCAGCTGCACCAGCCAGTGGCCCCAGAAGAAGAGGGCAAGACTCGCGATCCCGATGGTACCCGGCACCCCGAACCCGGGGGTGCGGATCTCCAGGAGGATTCCCAGTATCCCCAGGCTCATGAGGAGCGAGCTCACCGTGGGGTGTGTGAGAAACCGAACCAGGTTCTCGGCCCAGGTGGGCGAGGGCCGGCGCACTTCGGCGCCCGAAAGGTCCAGCCGGGCGAGAAGATCGGCCAGGGAGTCCACCCGAAAATCCGCCACGCCGTGGGCGAGCGCCTCCTCGGTGGTGAGGGTCAGGAGCTTGCCCTTCTCCACGAGCTCGGGCACCTCCACGTCGGCGTCCACCATGGCCTCGGCGATGAGGGGCGGCCTGCCCCGGCTCTCGGCCGTGGCGCGAAACTCCTTGCGCACGTACGATACGGTCTTCTCCGCCACCGGCGGGGCCTCTGCCCCCGGGGCCCCTACCGCCACCGGGGTCGCGGCGCCGATGGTCGACCCCCCGGCCATGGCGATCTTCTCGGTCGCTAGAGCAATGAGGGCGCCGGCCGAGATGGCCCGGTGGTTGATGAACGCCACGGTGGGCAGACGCGCCTCCAGGAGCGCGTCGCGGATCAGCACCGCGGCGTCGAGCCGGCCGCCGAAGGTGTTGATCTCGAGGATGACCGCCGACGCGTCTTCTGCCCCGGCTTGGGCCAGGACCCGGTTCAGGAAGGGCGCCAGACCCAGGTCGATGACGCCTTCCACGGGCGCGACGTAGACGACCGGCCGCCTGGCTGCCCGGGCAGGAGTTTCCTGGGCAGAGCTCTCGGGGGGCGGCCCGGGAGCCTCGTCCGCAGCGCGCACTGCTCCCAGGAGCGCCAGAAGGGCCCCCGCGCAAGCGAGCACGGCAAAGAACCGCAGCCGGGAGACGGCTGAATGGCCCGTCGCCCTGCCCCCACGCCTCGTCCCTCGGTCATCCATTGGTGCCCCCTTGCCGTGCGTCTTCCCCCCGCAGGCGGCACGGCCGCCTGCGGGGTTCCTGCGATTTGCACAAGGGCCATGACGAAGGGGCCCGAGCGAAGGATTCTCTCACGGGGCCCCGGCCGAGGCAAATCGTCGGGGCGCGTGCCGCACTGGAAAACGGGGAAAGATGCGGGTGCCGGTTTGCCTTGACGACGCAATTCAGAACGCCTACCATGTACTCGTATTCTTTTTCACTATCTCACATGTGGTCAGACCGGAGGAAGCACCATGACCCGCGAGTACACCGCCTACCTGGCCGAGAAGTTTCTGCGCGACTACCGAGTGCAGTCGGTGGAGAAGAGACTGGCCTTCGACGCCTGGGCCGACCGGCAGGGTTTCGGGCCCGACGCAAAGCGGCGGCTGTGGCGGGAAGTCAAGACCCTGTCTCGCAGCCAGGCCGCCTGAGACCACTCCCGACCCGCCAACCCCTCACGCGGGGAAACCCATCTCCCGGCGCACGGCGGCGTAGTCTGCCGAGTAGTCGCCGGAGGCGGTACGCACCACCAGGGGGGCTTCTTCCACAGTGGAGGCGCCTGCGCCCCGCGCGGCGCAGAACAACGTGATCAGGCTTTCCCTGCCTTCGCGAAACGCCACCGGGCGGTACCGCAGCCGGGAAAGCCCCGCGGCGCGAGCCGCCTCCAGGCTGGTCTCCCGGTAGCGGGTGGCGTGAACCCACACCACGAGTCCGTCCGCGGCCAGGTGCCCCTCGGCGACCCGGAGGTAGTCGCGCACCCCACCCCGGTCCTCGAACCGGCAGGGGCCCCGCTGGGCCGCGCTGCTGCGCCGCCCTTCCCCCGGGGCCAGGTAGGGCGGGCTCCCGGTGACGAGCTCGAACCGCTCCCCGGGGCCCAGGATGCCAGGGCAGCGAAGATCCCCCTGGCGCACCTCGGCCCGATCCTGGACTCCGTTGTACCGCAGGCTGCGCCGGG from the Thermodesulfobacteriota bacterium genome contains:
- a CDS encoding nodulation protein NfeD, with the translated sequence MDDRGTRRGGRATGHSAVSRLRFFAVLACAGALLALLGAVRAADEAPGPPPESSAQETPARAARRPVVYVAPVEGVIDLGLAPFLNRVLAQAGAEDASAVILEINTFGGRLDAAVLIRDALLEARLPTVAFINHRAISAGALIALATEKIAMAGGSTIGAATPVAVGAPGAEAPPVAEKTVSYVRKEFRATAESRGRPPLIAEAMVDADVEVPELVEKGKLLTLTTEEALAHGVADFRVDSLADLLARLDLSGAEVRRPSPTWAENLVRFLTHPTVSSLLMSLGILGILLEIRTPGFGVPGTIGIASLALFFWGHWLVQLAGWEELLLAVAGIVLLAVEVFILPGFGIAGVLGVVALV
- a CDS encoding methyltransferase, whose translation is MPPGPVPPGAGDAGAVPGPGETLDCLSGHWRIFQLRSGHRYSTDDLLTAWYAARAVLRGHKPPQAGLDLGCGVGSVGLLLLWRFPGLRLVGVEAQEESAALARRSLRYNGVQDRAEVRQGDLRCPGILGPGERFELVTGSPPYLAPGEGRRSSAAQRGPCRFEDRGGVRDYLRVAEGHLAADGLVVWVHATRYRETSLEAARAAGLSRLRYRPVAFREGRESLITLFCAARGAGASTVEEAPLVVRTASGDYSADYAAVRREMGFPA